The Salvia miltiorrhiza cultivar Shanhuang (shh) chromosome 1, IMPLAD_Smil_shh, whole genome shotgun sequence genome has a window encoding:
- the LOC131007289 gene encoding uncharacterized protein LOC131007289, translating to MYSREVIRTAWIKMARIAYKDFLSATKKLVLIEKKTPAYLKEHVETAWKAYWDLPEVKRISEQASKNRRSEPCGPGTGIAIHHGGSRSAIDHAEHLAREKNIPVDCAAYDTFLRIHRKGGLYTGIRSEAHAVEIESRIQDIQATQGRDPTPEEVHAIFKEVVKRDTKGRVLGMGMMTQMVSSGSSTQSTSTSQTAPAASLEEVKALRAEMNAQVARGNNLEARMLEQDGTTNDLKSMLAELMANMKKGHNP from the exons ATGTATTCAAGAGAAGTTATCCGCACTGCATGGATCAAGATGGCTAGAATTGCTTACAAGGACTTTTTGAGCGCGACAAAGAAGCTCGTCTTAATTGAAAAGAAGACGCCAGCATATCTGAAGGAACATGTTGAAACGGCTTGGAAAGCCTATTGGGATCTACCTGAAGTGAAGCGCATATCCGAGCAGGCGAGCAAGAACCGGCGCTCTGAACCTTGTGGTCCCGGTACAGGAATCGCCATACATCATGGCGGCTCACGTAGTGCCATTGACCACGCCGAGCATCTG gCTCGAGAAAAGAATATCCCGGTTGACTGTGCTGCGTATGATACATTTCTACGCATACACCGGAAGGGAGGATTATACACTGGCATACGTTCCGAGGCACACGCG GTGGAGATTGAGAGTCGCATTCAAGATATTCAAGCCACTCAGGGTAGGGATCCGACACCAGAAGAGGTACACGCCATCTTTAAGGAGGTGGTGAAAAGGGACACGAAAGGCCGTGTGCTCGGGATGGGAATGATGACACAGATGGTGTCTAGTGGATCTAGTACTCAGTCCACTAGCACGTCTCAGACTGCCCCTGCTGCTTCTCTTGAGGAGGTCAAGGCGCTAAGAGCTGAAATGAATGCTCAGGTTGCTAGAGGGAACAACCTCGAGGCACGTATGCTGGAGCAAGATGGCACCACTAATGATCTCAAGAGTATGCTGGCGGAGTTGATGGCAAATATGAAGAAGGGTCATAATCCTTGA